A single region of the Rhizobium sp. NLR16a genome encodes:
- the rfbA gene encoding glucose-1-phosphate thymidylyltransferase RfbA — protein MSSNKKLRKGILLAGGSGTRLHPATLAISKQLLPVFDKPMIYYPLSTLMLAGIRDILIISTPQDTPRFEQLLGDGAQWGLNLQYAVQAAPDGIPQAFSIGREFIARDATALVLGDNIFYGNLLTHDLSAASARSDEATIFAYKVHDPDRYGVVEFDGQGKVLSLEEKPSRPRSSYAVTGLYFYDNDVVDIAAALKPSPRGETEITDINRHYLAAGRLNVAVLGRGHAWLDTGTHDSLLEASQFIATIERRQGLKIACPEEIAFHLEYIDAEQLLRLAAPLEKSSYGRYLISLVREPTPHFPPG, from the coding sequence TTGTCTTCGAATAAAAAACTGCGCAAGGGCATCTTGCTCGCCGGTGGCTCGGGCACCCGACTTCATCCCGCGACTCTCGCCATTTCGAAGCAGCTTCTTCCGGTTTTCGACAAGCCGATGATCTACTATCCCCTGTCAACGCTGATGCTTGCAGGCATCCGGGATATCCTGATTATCTCCACGCCGCAGGACACCCCGCGTTTTGAACAGTTGCTGGGTGACGGCGCCCAATGGGGATTAAATCTCCAATATGCCGTGCAGGCTGCACCGGACGGAATTCCCCAGGCATTCTCGATTGGCAGGGAATTCATCGCGCGGGATGCAACCGCCCTCGTGCTGGGAGACAATATCTTCTACGGCAACCTCCTGACCCATGATTTATCCGCGGCTTCCGCGAGGTCGGACGAAGCGACGATCTTCGCGTACAAAGTCCACGATCCCGACCGGTATGGGGTAGTGGAATTTGATGGTCAGGGCAAAGTCCTCAGCCTGGAGGAAAAGCCATCCAGGCCCCGCTCTTCTTATGCAGTAACCGGTTTATATTTCTACGACAATGACGTGGTTGATATTGCTGCCGCCTTGAAACCATCGCCACGCGGTGAAACCGAAATTACCGATATCAATCGCCATTATTTGGCGGCCGGCAGGCTGAATGTTGCCGTCTTGGGCAGAGGACATGCCTGGCTTGATACGGGCACGCACGATTCACTCCTTGAAGCCAGTCAATTCATTGCCACCATCGAGCGGCGCCAGGGGCTGAAGATTGCCTGCCCCGAAGAAATCGCCTTTCATTTGGAATACATAGATGCCGAGCAGTTGCTGAGGCTGGCAGCTCCACTTGAAAAGAGCTCTTACGGTCGATACCTCATCAGCCTGGTGAGGGAACCAACTCCGCATTTCCCGCCCGGCTGA
- a CDS encoding glycosyltransferase family 2 protein, translating to MAVDTADPRPPRISLITVCWNAEQTITDTLRSIDTQTYRDFDHIIVDGGSTDSTLAIIASAPADNRRVLSEVDGGIYEAMNKGIGLASGDIIGFLNADDTFESSDSLETVAAALDDKAYDGCYGDLVYVSNRHIDRKIRYWKSRAFKPGFFARGWCPPHPTFYVRRNIYERFGRFDLRYRLAADVELMMRFLEVARIRTIYIPRVLVRMRLGGATNKNVQNISRQNKEVLRALADHGLKVSTSMFWAFKIVNRLGQFLMRNRSQD from the coding sequence ATGGCTGTAGACACCGCCGATCCACGCCCTCCTCGGATAAGCCTCATCACTGTTTGCTGGAACGCCGAACAGACCATTACCGATACGCTGCGCTCCATCGACACGCAAACCTACCGCGATTTCGATCATATCATCGTCGATGGTGGCTCAACCGATTCCACCCTCGCCATCATCGCTTCGGCGCCGGCGGATAACCGCCGTGTGCTTTCTGAGGTGGACGGAGGTATCTATGAGGCCATGAACAAGGGGATTGGCCTTGCGAGCGGCGACATCATCGGATTCCTGAATGCCGACGACACTTTCGAGAGCAGCGACTCCCTGGAAACCGTGGCGGCAGCGCTGGACGATAAAGCCTATGACGGCTGCTATGGCGATCTCGTCTATGTTTCCAACCGGCACATCGATCGCAAGATCCGTTACTGGAAATCCCGCGCGTTCAAACCCGGTTTCTTCGCGCGCGGCTGGTGCCCGCCGCACCCAACATTCTATGTTCGGCGCAACATCTATGAACGGTTCGGGCGGTTTGACCTGCGTTATCGGCTTGCAGCCGACGTCGAGCTGATGATGCGATTTTTGGAAGTCGCGCGGATCAGAACGATCTATATTCCGCGAGTCTTGGTCAGAATGCGCTTAGGGGGCGCCACGAACAAGAACGTTCAAAATATATCGCGTCAGAACAAGGAGGTGCTGCGCGCCCTTGCCGACCACGGCCTCAAGGTCTCAACATCAATGTTCTGGGCCTTCAAGATCGTGAACCGGCTAGGCCAGTTCCTGATGCGCAATCGATCGCAGGACTGA
- a CDS encoding anti-sigma factor — MSMKHTIPTDEDLTAFIDGELTAEEAARIEAIVKEDESVAERLEFLARASLPFEQAFAPLLSEAPREKLEAMLAAIPAHENAKPASAPAVVRRRFLGALAASLVAGIAIDRTVIGIGRGFSAKDENSEWRAVVADYISLYTAETLAGPVPGRQDQAAQLASLDEKLGLSLSPEAVSLPGIDFKSALLLQYDGKALAQIAYLDPETGPMALCIVKSDAGPKAPDLENRKGMNVVYWSNETHAFMLIGYAAADRMTAIADGVRRRVAV, encoded by the coding sequence ATGAGCATGAAACACACCATTCCCACCGACGAGGACTTGACCGCCTTCATCGACGGCGAGCTGACGGCGGAAGAGGCAGCTCGCATCGAGGCCATCGTCAAGGAAGATGAGAGCGTCGCCGAACGGCTGGAATTCCTGGCGCGCGCCAGTCTGCCGTTCGAGCAGGCTTTCGCTCCGCTCCTCTCGGAAGCCCCGCGGGAAAAACTGGAGGCGATGCTCGCCGCCATTCCTGCGCATGAGAACGCAAAACCCGCCTCCGCGCCTGCGGTCGTCCGCCGTCGCTTCCTCGGCGCGCTCGCCGCCTCGCTTGTGGCCGGCATCGCCATCGACCGCACCGTCATCGGCATCGGCAGGGGCTTTTCCGCAAAGGACGAAAACAGCGAATGGCGCGCCGTGGTCGCCGATTATATCTCGCTCTATACCGCCGAAACGCTCGCCGGCCCCGTTCCCGGCAGGCAGGACCAGGCCGCCCAGCTCGCCAGTCTTGACGAGAAGCTCGGCCTGTCGCTCTCCCCGGAAGCAGTTTCGCTCCCGGGGATCGATTTCAAAAGCGCCCTGCTGCTGCAATATGACGGTAAGGCGCTCGCCCAGATCGCCTATCTCGATCCCGAAACCGGCCCGATGGCGCTCTGCATCGTGAAATCTGATGCGGGGCCGAAGGCGCCGGATCTGGAAAACCGCAAAGGGATGAATGTCGTCTACTGGTCGAACGAGACGCACGCCTTTATGCTGATCGGCTATGCGGCGGCGGACAGGATGACGGCAATTGCGGATGGAGTGCGGCGGAGGGTGGCGGTGTGA
- a CDS encoding RNA polymerase sigma factor has protein sequence MSVADAPFPAYSRENGIAGLSGGSKDAGSAEAAIASEADIRSGLTENLARLWRYGLVLSHQRDVADDLVQATCLRALERAGQFVPGTRLDRWLFSILHSIWLNEIRSRRVRQGQGFVDAGEALTFDGAHDTETHVMAGQVLKQVNALPEAQRTAVFLAYVEGLSYREVAGILDIPIGTVMSRLAAARARLSGAGPAGGRP, from the coding sequence ATGTCGGTCGCGGACGCGCCATTTCCTGCCTATAGTCGCGAGAATGGAATCGCCGGTTTATCAGGCGGTTCCAAGGATGCAGGATCGGCGGAGGCGGCCATCGCGAGCGAAGCGGATATCAGGAGCGGTCTGACGGAAAACCTGGCCAGGCTCTGGCGTTATGGTCTCGTTCTCTCGCATCAGCGCGATGTCGCCGACGACCTAGTGCAGGCGACCTGCCTTCGCGCGCTCGAGCGCGCCGGCCAGTTCGTTCCCGGCACCCGGCTCGACCGCTGGCTGTTTTCGATCCTGCATTCAATCTGGCTGAACGAGATCCGCTCGCGCCGGGTGCGCCAGGGCCAGGGTTTCGTCGATGCCGGCGAAGCGCTGACGTTCGACGGCGCGCACGATACTGAAACGCATGTGATGGCGGGGCAGGTTTTGAAACAGGTAAATGCGTTGCCCGAGGCGCAGCGGACGGCGGTTTTCCTCGCCTATGTGGAAGGACTGTCCTATCGCGAAGTTGCAGGCATATTGGATATTCCGATCGGGACCGTGATGAGCCGGCTGGCGGCCGCCCGCGCCAGGCTCTCCGGCGCCGGACCGGCAGGGGGACGGCCATGA
- a CDS encoding tetratricopeptide repeat protein, which yields MTIMTARIAAVLLGGCLAASLFSGPVFAVGNDNSTMPTCKKGEIYDQKTKKCVKQQSANVSDENRTDYAYSLAKAGRYEEALAMLDTVRDQNSAEVLNYRGYATRKLGRTDEGISYYLQSVKMDPQYAKVREYLGEAYVIKGRLDLAKEQLNMIKTICGMACEEYQDLNAVILDPSKI from the coding sequence ATGACGATCATGACAGCCCGTATTGCTGCCGTCCTTCTTGGCGGCTGCCTTGCCGCTTCGCTCTTCTCCGGCCCGGTCTTTGCTGTCGGCAATGACAACAGCACGATGCCGACCTGCAAGAAGGGCGAGATCTACGACCAGAAGACCAAGAAATGCGTCAAGCAGCAGAGCGCTAATGTCTCGGACGAGAACCGTACCGACTATGCCTATTCGCTGGCCAAGGCCGGCCGTTATGAAGAGGCGCTTGCCATGCTCGATACGGTCAGGGACCAGAACAGCGCGGAGGTGCTGAACTATCGCGGTTACGCCACCCGCAAGCTCGGCCGCACCGACGAAGGCATCTCCTATTACCTGCAGTCGGTGAAGATGGATCCGCAGTACGCCAAGGTCCGTGAATATCTCGGCGAAGCCTATGTCATCAAGGGCCGGCTCGATCTCGCAAAGGAGCAATTGAACATGATCAAGACGATCTGCGGCATGGCTTGCGAGGAATATCAGGATCTGAACGCTGTCATCCTCGACCCGTCGAAGATCTGA
- a CDS encoding type III polyketide synthase, producing MTDTVKLASLATATPEHIIFQKQAAESSARLFAGRFEDFRHLARVFDTAGINKRHAARPLAWFDEPHGWQDRMQAYAEVAGELFVEAASLALRRAGLEAGDVDCVVTVSSTGFTTPSLDAQLSRRMGFRADIERVPVFGLGCAAGVSGFAIASRLARNRPGVVVLFVSIELCTLAFRLDELTRPNIIATALFGDGAAACVLCTSGGGLAEVESTGEHLFPDTLDIMGWKIDDGGFGIVLAQSLPPFAERELAPAVTAILARNGLRPADIDRFICHPGGMKVLAAMESALSLTPGTLDHERAVLAEYGNMSSPTVLFVLERVIRAGLPERAAMIAMGPGFSASCVTLRRAA from the coding sequence GTGACCGATACCGTGAAACTCGCCAGCCTCGCCACTGCCACGCCCGAACATATCATTTTCCAAAAGCAGGCGGCCGAATCTTCAGCTCGGCTGTTTGCCGGCCGTTTCGAGGATTTCCGTCATCTTGCCCGCGTCTTCGATACCGCCGGTATTAACAAGCGCCATGCGGCGCGGCCGCTTGCCTGGTTCGACGAGCCGCACGGCTGGCAGGACCGCATGCAGGCCTATGCAGAAGTGGCGGGCGAACTTTTCGTCGAGGCAGCCAGCTTGGCGCTTCGTCGGGCCGGGCTTGAGGCTGGCGATGTCGACTGTGTCGTTACCGTTTCTTCCACCGGCTTTACGACCCCAAGCCTCGATGCGCAGCTTAGCCGCAGGATGGGCTTCAGGGCCGATATCGAGCGTGTTCCGGTCTTCGGGCTCGGCTGCGCCGCCGGCGTCTCCGGCTTTGCGATCGCGTCGCGGCTCGCACGCAACCGGCCGGGCGTCGTTGTGCTTTTCGTCTCAATCGAACTTTGCACGCTGGCCTTCCGGCTGGACGAGCTGACGCGGCCGAATATCATCGCGACGGCGCTTTTCGGCGATGGCGCCGCTGCCTGCGTGCTCTGCACGAGCGGCGGCGGCCTGGCGGAAGTCGAATCGACTGGCGAGCACCTCTTCCCGGACACGCTCGATATCATGGGATGGAAGATCGACGATGGCGGCTTCGGCATCGTGCTGGCGCAATCCTTGCCGCCATTCGCCGAACGAGAGCTCGCCCCGGCCGTCACCGCCATACTGGCGCGAAACGGCCTGAGGCCGGCAGATATCGACCGCTTCATCTGCCATCCCGGCGGCATGAAGGTGCTGGCCGCAATGGAGAGCGCGCTTTCACTGACACCCGGCACGCTCGATCACGAACGCGCCGTGCTTGCCGAATATGGCAACATGTCTTCGCCGACCGTGTTGTTCGTGCTGGAACGGGTAATCCGCGCCGGGCTGCCGGAGCGGGCAGCGATGATCGCCATGGGACCAGGGTTTTCGGCGAGCTGCGTGACGCTGCGGAGGGCGGCATGA
- a CDS encoding isoprenylcysteine carboxylmethyltransferase family protein, whose product MWPSIALLTFVTLQRLGELVLAQRNTAALLARGGREVAPEHYRVMVALHAAWIMGLWLLAPGRSVQPFWFLVFLGLQALRLWVLTTLKDRWTTRIIILPGAPLVKSGPYRFLRHPNYTIVVCEIAVLPLAFGLPVYAIVFSFFNAAILHVRIKAENAALKSAMIVK is encoded by the coding sequence ATGTGGCCGTCGATCGCGCTCCTGACATTCGTGACGCTGCAGCGGTTGGGCGAACTCGTGCTTGCCCAGCGCAACACTGCCGCCCTGCTCGCCAGAGGCGGCCGGGAGGTCGCCCCGGAGCATTATCGCGTCATGGTGGCGCTGCATGCCGCCTGGATCATGGGGCTTTGGCTGCTGGCGCCGGGCAGGTCGGTTCAACCCTTCTGGTTTTTGGTGTTCCTGGGGCTCCAGGCGCTGCGCCTCTGGGTGCTTACGACCCTGAAAGATCGCTGGACGACGCGCATCATCATCCTGCCCGGCGCGCCGCTCGTGAAGTCGGGACCCTATCGCTTTCTCCGGCATCCGAACTACACGATCGTCGTTTGCGAGATCGCCGTCCTTCCCCTTGCTTTCGGCCTGCCAGTCTATGCGATCGTCTTTTCGTTTTTCAATGCCGCAATCCTGCATGTGCGCATAAAGGCCGAAAATGCCGCGCTGAAAAGCGCAATGATTGTGAAATGA
- a CDS encoding FAD-binding oxidoreductase: MTKNAIVLGAGIVGVSTAIHLQRRGRQVTLIDRKDPGSETSFGNAGLIQREGVAPYGFPQQLGLLLRYALNNRIDAHYHLSTLPRQLAFLARYWWNSNARRHAVITRAYAPLIENSIAEHKDLIEAAQAQALIRKNGWVKIFRTEAKRDEALAEAALWQNEFGVDYDSLTSADIARMEPDMSVRFAGGIRWRDPWSVLDPHALTSAYRRYFESLGGRFVTGDAASLGQFGAGWKIMSSEGAMEAEDAVLALGPWAAVATRRLGYSFPLGVKRGYHMHYAAKGNAMLINWILDAERGYLLAPMNRGIRLTTGAEFAMLDAPKTPVQLDRAEAVARTIFPLGGRLDPEPWMGARPCTPDMMPVIGKAPRHQGLWFAFGHAHHGLTLGPVTGRVLAELISGETPFIDISAYSPQRFKP, translated from the coding sequence ATGACGAAGAACGCAATCGTGCTCGGCGCTGGTATCGTGGGGGTGTCCACGGCAATCCATCTTCAGCGGCGCGGTCGGCAGGTGACGCTGATCGACCGCAAGGATCCAGGCAGCGAAACCTCCTTCGGCAATGCCGGCCTGATCCAGCGCGAGGGGGTGGCACCTTACGGCTTTCCCCAGCAGCTCGGCCTTCTCCTGCGTTATGCGCTCAACAACCGCATCGATGCGCATTATCATCTCAGTACGCTGCCGAGACAGCTCGCCTTTCTCGCCCGTTACTGGTGGAATTCGAATGCCCGGCGACACGCGGTCATCACCCGGGCCTATGCGCCACTGATCGAAAATTCGATCGCCGAGCACAAGGACCTGATCGAGGCGGCGCAGGCGCAGGCGCTGATCCGCAAGAACGGCTGGGTGAAGATCTTCCGGACGGAGGCCAAGCGCGACGAGGCCCTAGCGGAGGCCGCGCTTTGGCAGAATGAATTCGGAGTGGACTATGACAGCCTGACGTCGGCCGATATCGCACGCATGGAACCCGATATGAGCGTCCGTTTCGCCGGCGGCATCCGCTGGCGCGATCCCTGGTCGGTGCTCGATCCGCATGCGCTGACATCGGCCTATCGCCGCTATTTCGAAAGCCTCGGCGGCCGCTTCGTCACAGGCGACGCCGCCTCGCTCGGCCAGTTCGGCGCCGGCTGGAAGATCATGAGCAGCGAAGGTGCAATGGAAGCGGAGGATGCGGTCCTTGCGCTCGGTCCCTGGGCAGCCGTCGCGACGCGCCGGCTCGGTTATTCCTTTCCCCTCGGCGTCAAGCGCGGCTATCACATGCATTATGCCGCCAAGGGCAATGCCATGCTCATCAACTGGATCCTCGATGCCGAGCGCGGTTATTTGCTGGCGCCGATGAACCGCGGCATCCGCCTGACGACAGGGGCGGAGTTCGCAATGCTCGACGCGCCGAAGACGCCGGTGCAGCTCGACCGGGCCGAAGCCGTGGCGCGTACGATCTTCCCTCTCGGAGGAAGGCTCGATCCCGAACCATGGATGGGCGCGCGCCCCTGCACGCCGGACATGATGCCTGTCATCGGCAAGGCGCCGCGCCATCAGGGCCTGTGGTTCGCCTTCGGCCACGCCCATCATGGACTGACGCTCGGGCCCGTTACCGGCCGCGTGCTGGCGGAACTCATCAGCGGCGAGACGCCATTCATCGATATCTCGGCCTATTCGCCGCAGCGCTTCAAGCCATAA
- a CDS encoding gluconokinase, with translation MQDDRINRAHAIIVMGVSGCGKSSVGEKLAEALHLAFLEGDALHPAANVEKMSKGIPLTDEDRMPWLDLIGKRMQASLEKGEGIIVSCSALKRIYRDRLRAAAGSNLFFVYLEGSKALLTKRMGERKGHFMPVSLLESQLATLEVPTGEPGVVTVDIDDTIDGITATALRGLSTLGVMA, from the coding sequence ATGCAGGACGATCGGATCAACAGAGCCCATGCGATCATCGTCATGGGGGTCAGCGGTTGCGGCAAGTCCTCGGTCGGCGAGAAACTCGCTGAGGCCTTGCATCTGGCCTTCCTCGAAGGTGATGCGCTTCATCCGGCCGCCAATGTCGAGAAGATGTCGAAGGGCATTCCGCTGACCGATGAGGATCGGATGCCCTGGCTCGACTTGATCGGCAAACGGATGCAGGCCTCGCTGGAAAAGGGCGAGGGCATCATTGTCTCCTGTTCGGCGCTGAAACGCATCTATCGCGACAGGCTGAGGGCTGCTGCCGGCAGCAATCTGTTCTTCGTTTACCTCGAAGGGTCGAAGGCGTTGCTGACGAAGCGCATGGGCGAGCGCAAGGGGCATTTCATGCCGGTCTCGCTACTCGAAAGTCAGTTGGCGACACTCGAGGTGCCGACGGGCGAACCCGGAGTCGTCACCGTCGACATCGACGATACGATCGACGGCATCACGGCAACGGCCCTCCGGGGTCTCTCCACCCTCGGTGTTATGGCTTGA
- a CDS encoding peptide ABC transporter ATP-binding protein, with product MTGAVLEGRDLARFYTVNRGLFKADATVRALNGVSFSLHSGKTLAVVGESGCGKSTLARLVTMIEDPTAGELLIDGKPARVGDRSLRSQVQIVFQNPYGSLNPRQKVGAILEEPLKINTDLDASARRRKVEEMMARVGLRPEHHGRYPHMFSGGQRQRIAIARALMLRPKVLVLDEPVSALDLSIQAQVLNLLMDLQKEMGLAYLFISHGLSVVHHIADEVMVMYLGRPIETGPAAEVFARPRHPYTAALLSATPIADPEREKNRIRLQGELPSPLKPPSGCHFNPRCWKAQDYCRQVSPELSGEGAQQYACHFPLD from the coding sequence ATGACGGGCGCTGTTCTCGAGGGCAGGGATCTCGCCCGTTTCTACACCGTCAACCGCGGTCTCTTCAAAGCCGACGCCACGGTCAGGGCGCTGAACGGCGTCAGCTTCAGCCTCCATTCCGGCAAGACGCTCGCCGTCGTCGGTGAATCCGGCTGCGGCAAGTCGACACTCGCCCGTCTGGTCACGATGATCGAGGATCCGACAGCCGGCGAGTTGCTGATCGACGGCAAGCCGGCGCGGGTCGGCGACCGCAGCCTGCGCAGCCAGGTGCAGATCGTCTTCCAGAATCCCTATGGCTCGCTCAACCCGCGCCAGAAGGTTGGTGCAATTCTGGAAGAGCCGCTGAAAATCAATACCGATCTCGACGCGAGCGCCCGCCGCCGCAAGGTGGAGGAGATGATGGCCCGCGTCGGGCTGCGCCCGGAACATCACGGCCGCTACCCCCATATGTTCTCCGGCGGCCAGCGCCAGCGCATCGCAATTGCCCGCGCGCTGATGCTGCGGCCGAAGGTGCTGGTGCTCGACGAACCGGTTTCGGCCCTTGACCTCTCGATCCAGGCGCAGGTGCTGAACTTGCTTATGGACCTGCAGAAGGAGATGGGCCTTGCCTATCTCTTCATCTCGCACGGCCTCTCGGTCGTCCATCACATCGCCGACGAGGTGATGGTGATGTATCTCGGCCGCCCGATCGAAACCGGTCCTGCCGCCGAAGTCTTCGCCCGTCCGCGCCATCCCTATACGGCCGCCTTGCTGTCGGCGACCCCGATCGCCGATCCCGAGCGGGAGAAGAACCGCATCCGCCTGCAGGGCGAACTGCCGTCGCCGCTGAAGCCGCCGTCCGGCTGCCACTTCAATCCGCGCTGCTGGAAGGCGCAGGACTATTGTCGCCAGGTTTCTCCCGAATTAAGTGGGGAAGGCGCACAACAATATGCCTGTCATTTCCCGCTCGACTGA
- a CDS encoding ABC transporter ATP-binding protein, producing MPLLEIENLTVEFQTSSGLFRAVDGVSLTCDKGEILSVVGESGSGKSVAMLALMGLLPWTARITADRMQFDGQDLRGISARQRRRIVGKDMAMIFQEPMSSLNPCFTVGFQLGETLRVHMGLNRKERRERSIELLSLVGIPAPEDRLSNFPHQMSGGMSQRVMIAMALACNPKLLIADEPTTALDVTIQAQILDLLVRLQKEQGMALVLITHDMGVVAETAERVQVQYAGQKVEEQPVKALFRDPHHPYTAALLAALPERAQVGHRLPSIAGVVPGQHGRPTGCLFAPRCGYATVECDRGVVRQGPELGRALCNYPLKDGKPLGHPGVMRVETAGDLV from the coding sequence ATGCCGCTCCTCGAAATCGAAAATCTGACTGTCGAATTCCAGACATCATCCGGTCTTTTCCGCGCCGTCGACGGCGTGTCGCTGACTTGCGACAAGGGCGAGATCCTGTCGGTCGTCGGCGAATCCGGCTCGGGCAAATCCGTTGCCATGCTGGCCCTGATGGGGCTGCTGCCCTGGACCGCCAGGATCACCGCCGACCGCATGCAGTTCGATGGTCAGGATCTGCGCGGCATCTCCGCCCGTCAGCGCCGCCGGATCGTCGGCAAGGACATGGCGATGATCTTCCAGGAGCCGATGTCGAGCCTGAACCCGTGCTTCACGGTCGGTTTCCAGCTCGGCGAGACCCTGCGCGTCCATATGGGCCTCAACCGGAAAGAGCGCCGCGAACGTTCGATCGAACTCTTGAGCCTCGTCGGCATTCCGGCGCCGGAAGACCGCCTGTCGAACTTCCCGCACCAGATGTCGGGCGGCATGAGCCAGCGCGTCATGATCGCCATGGCGCTCGCCTGCAATCCGAAGCTTCTGATCGCCGACGAGCCGACGACGGCGCTCGACGTGACGATCCAGGCGCAGATCCTCGATCTGCTTGTGCGCCTGCAGAAGGAGCAGGGCATGGCGCTGGTGCTGATCACTCATGACATGGGTGTCGTCGCCGAAACCGCGGAACGCGTGCAAGTGCAATATGCCGGCCAGAAGGTCGAGGAACAGCCGGTGAAGGCGCTCTTCCGTGATCCGCATCATCCCTATACGGCAGCCCTGCTTGCGGCTCTGCCGGAACGCGCCCAGGTCGGCCATCGTCTCCCCTCGATCGCCGGCGTCGTTCCCGGCCAGCACGGTCGCCCGACAGGCTGTCTTTTCGCGCCGCGCTGCGGCTATGCCACGGTCGAATGCGATCGCGGCGTCGTGCGCCAGGGACCGGAACTCGGGCGGGCGCTGTGTAACTATCCATTGAAGGACGGTAAGCCACTCGGGCATCCCGGTGTCATGCGCGTTGAAACTGCAGGAGACCTGGTATGA
- a CDS encoding ABC transporter permease subunit, which yields MSTVTVKTGQPSALAEFWHYFSRNKGAVIGLVVFVIILVVAIFAPVFAPHAPNEQNREVLLAVPSWMEGGHASFPLGTDAVGRDILSRLIYGARFSLFIGVVVVTLSVICGVLIGLVAGYFRGRIDTAIMRLMDIILAFPSLLLALVLVAVLGPGLTNAMIAISLVNQPHFVRLTRASVISEREKEYVIASRVAGAGTLRLMFKTILPNCLGPLIVQATLAFSAAILDAAALGFLGMGAQPPTPEWGTMLAESREFISRAWWVVTFPGLAILITVLAINLMGDGLRDALDPKLKRS from the coding sequence ATGAGCACGGTCACCGTTAAAACCGGCCAGCCATCCGCTCTTGCGGAATTCTGGCACTATTTCTCCCGCAACAAGGGCGCCGTCATCGGCCTCGTTGTTTTCGTCATCATCCTCGTCGTTGCGATCTTTGCACCGGTCTTTGCGCCACATGCGCCGAACGAGCAGAACCGGGAGGTGCTGCTCGCCGTGCCTTCCTGGATGGAGGGAGGCCACGCCTCCTTTCCGCTCGGAACGGATGCCGTCGGCCGCGATATCCTCTCGCGGCTGATCTACGGCGCGCGGTTCTCGCTCTTCATCGGCGTCGTTGTCGTCACACTGTCGGTCATATGTGGTGTCCTGATCGGCCTCGTCGCCGGCTACTTCCGCGGCCGGATCGATACCGCCATCATGCGCTTGATGGACATCATCTTGGCCTTCCCGTCGCTGCTGCTTGCGCTCGTTCTGGTGGCGGTCCTCGGCCCTGGTCTCACCAACGCGATGATCGCGATTTCGCTGGTCAACCAGCCGCATTTCGTGCGGTTGACCCGCGCCTCGGTCATTTCAGAACGTGAGAAGGAATATGTGATCGCCTCGCGTGTTGCCGGCGCGGGCACGCTGCGCTTGATGTTCAAGACGATCCTGCCGAACTGTCTGGGGCCGCTGATCGTTCAGGCGACGCTTGCCTTCTCGGCGGCGATCCTCGATGCCGCCGCCCTCGGCTTTCTCGGCATGGGCGCTCAGCCGCCGACACCCGAATGGGGCACCATGCTCGCCGAGTCCCGCGAATTCATCTCGCGCGCCTGGTGGGTCGTGACATTTCCGGGCCTCGCCATCCTTATCACCGTTCTTGCCATCAACCTGATGGGCGACGGCCTGCGCGATGCGCTTGATCCCAAACTGAAGAGGTCGTGA